The following coding sequences lie in one Arabidopsis thaliana chromosome 3, partial sequence genomic window:
- a CDS encoding E3 ubiquitin-protein ligase (unknown protein; FUNCTIONS IN: molecular_function unknown; INVOLVED IN: response to karrikin; EXPRESSED IN: 21 plant structures; EXPRESSED DURING: 12 growth stages; BEST Arabidopsis thaliana protein match is: unknown protein (TAIR:AT5G06270.1); Has 171 Blast hits to 171 proteins in 15 species: Archae - 0; Bacteria - 0; Metazoa - 0; Fungi - 0; Plants - 171; Viruses - 0; Other Eukaryotes - 0 (source: NCBI BLink).), which translates to MSRRNKNGPKLELRLNLSPPPSQASQMSLVRSPNRSNTTSPSSCVSSETNQEENETITSMVLVGCPRCLMYVMLSDDDPKCPKCKSTVLLDFLQENAFAATTATAANTRRKKKTWWN; encoded by the coding sequence atgagtcGGAGGAACAAGAACGGCCCTAAGCTCGAGCTGAGGCTGAATCTTTCGCCGCCTCCTTCTCAAGCCAGCCAGATGAGTCTTGTTCGATCACCAAACCGATCCAACACGACTTCACCAAGCTCATGCGTTTCATCTGAAACTAACCAGGAGGAGAACGAGACAATAACCTCAATGGTTCTTGTGGGTTGCCCTCGTTGCCTTATGTACGTTATGCTTTCTGATGATGACCCTAAATGTCCTAAATGCAAAAGCACCGTTCTTCTTGATTTCCTCCAAGAAAACGCTTTTGCCGCTACAACCGCTACCGCTGCCAATACCAGACGCAAGAAGAAGACCTGGTGGAACTGA